The genomic stretch GCGGCTGGATCCCGGTGTTGACCAGCTCGGCCAGGGCCCGGGCCCGAGCCCGGGTCACCATCGCAGCGTGGGTCGCGCCGCCTGGCAAGAGCGGCGCGTGCGGCCAGCGCTCGTCGAGGTACTCGAGGATCGGCAGCGACTGGGTCAGGAAGATCGCGACGCCGTCGTCGTCGACCACCTCGAGGGTCGGCACCTGCGCCATCGGGTTCTTGGCCCGGTAGTCGGCGCCGTGCTGGGCGCCGCCGTCCTTGATGATGTTGACGACGCGGTACGCGTAGGCGAGGCCCTTGAGGCCCAGGCCGATGCGCACGCGGTAGCTGGCCGACGAGCGCCAGTAGTTGTGCAGGACCAGGTTCACGCGCCACCGCCCGCGGCCACGACGGTCTGATCGATCCGCCCGAACGGGCTCGAGCCGTCGGGCAGGACCGCCTCGATCTCGATCCGATCGCCGACCTTCATGAACGGCGTCACGGGCGCGCCGGTGTCGATCGTCTCGATCATCCGGATCTCGGCCAGGCACGAGATGCCGCGCGCGCGCTCGGCGTTCGAGACCGTGCCGCTGCCGACGATCGTGCCGGCGGTGTAGCGGCGGGTCTTGCACAGGTGCGCGATCAGATCGTGAAACGAGAAGTGCATCTCGGGGCCGCTGTCGCAGTCGCCGATGACCGCGCCGTTGTAGGTCGAGCGCACCCGCGCCTGCAGGCGGCCGTCGGCCCAGGCCGCGCCGAGCTCGTCGGGCGTGACCGCGAACGGCGAGAACGCGGTGGCCGGCTTGCTCTGGAAGAAGCCGAAGCCCTTGGCCAGCTCGTCGGGGATCAGGTTGCGCAGCGTGACGTCGTTGGCCAGCATCACCAGGCGCACGTACGGCGCGGCCTCGGCCGCGGTGGTGCCGCGCGGCGTGTCGCCGAGGATCACCACCACCTCGGACTCGTAGTCGAGGCCCCAGGCCGGATCGATCAGCTCGACCGGATCGCGCGGGCCCAGGAGATCGCCGGAGCCGCCCTGGTAGACCAGCGGATCGGTGGTGAGCGTCGCCGGCGGCTCGGCCTTGCGGGCCTTGCGGACCAGGATGACGTGGTTGAGGTAGGCCGAGCCGTCGACCCACTCGTAGGCGCGCGGCAGCGGCGCGGCCAGGCGCGCGGGATCGATCGGCACGCCGTCGAGGTGGCCGCCGTCGAGCGCCGCGGCGGTGGCGCGCAGCGCCGGCTCGGCCGCGTCCCAGTCGTCGAGCGCGCGCTGCATCGAGGTCCACGGCGCGGGCGCCGGCGCGCCGACCTCACCGTCGGCGCGGACCACCAGGAGACGACCGTCGCGGGTGCCATCGCGGAGTGTGGCGAGCTTCATCGCCGCGGACCTTACGCCGGCGTCGCCGACGTGTCACCGGCGTAAGCCGAGCCCGGGCCCGGCGTTAAGAGGGCACTTCCCCGGCGGCGCGCTCGCGTCGCCCCCCTTCCCTCCCAGGAGCCCCCCATGTCTCTCGGATCTGGTGGCCGCGCGGCCGCCCTGCTCGTGCTCTGTCTCGCGGCGTCGGCGTGCGGCGCGCGGCCGCAGTACGCCTCGGCCCGCATGGCCGACGCCCCGGCGATGGCCGACGCGCCGCCGCCGCCGCCGCTCGAGCGGTCGCTGTTCGCGCGCGATCCACAAGGCGCGCTCACCGAGGACGCGCTCCAGCAGATCCTCGCGGCGCCGATCGAGCTCGATCTGCCGGCCCGGGTCGGCGTCGTGCCGGTCGTGACCGCGACCGACTGGCGCGGCCCCAACCCCGACTACCTGCGGGTGCCGGCCGGGGTCGCGCCGTTCGTGCAGCGCCTGCGCGGCAGTGAGCCGTTCACGCTCGTGACCGAGGTGATGCCGATCCCGTCGGGCTCGCTGGGCATGGAGGCCCTGCGCGAGGTCGCGGCGCGCTACCGGCTGCGCTACGTGATGCTGTACCGCGAGGTGATCGCGACCCGGAGCACGGTCGGGCCGATCGCCTGGGGCTACGCGACCGTCGTCGGCGCGGCGTTCTTGCCCGGCCAGGATCACGCCGCGTACGGCTACGTCGAGGCCAGCCTGTTCGACGTCAAGACCGGCCTGCTCCTGTTCACGACCCGGCGCTCGGTGCTCGGGCGGCGCCGCTCGAACCTGTGGCACCAGGACGACAAGCTGGCGGCGCTGGCCTCGACCCTCGCCGTGCGCTCGGCGCCGGCGCTGGCCGACGACGTCAAGAGCGACCTCTACCGCTTCGCCGACGCCGCCCGGGTCGAGAACGAGCACCGCGCGCAGGTCGCGGGCGGCGCGCCGGTGCTGGTGCCGATGCCCCCGACCACCGCGGTCGCGAGCGACGACCGCTAGCCGCCGGTCGCCGTCAGCGCTCCAACGGCAGGCCCAGCAGGGCCTTGCGCGCCAGGTCCAGGAAGTCGGTCTGCGTGACGATGCCGACCAGGGCGTCGTCCTCGTCGACCACCGCCACCGATCCGATCTTGTACTCGAGCATCAGCGCCGCCGCCTCGTGGGCCGGCGCGTCGGGGCCGACCTTGACCACCTCGCGGCTCATGATCTCGGAGATGCGCGGCGTGCGCTTGGCCGCGGCGGTGCGCAGCAGATCGCGGTCCGAGAGCACGCCGACCAGGCGCCCGCGATCGTCGACGACCGGCAGGTGCCGGATATCACCGGACTCCATCTCGGCGTGGGCCTCGGTCACCAGCTCGTTCGCGCGCACGGTGATGAGCGCCGTGGACATCAGATAGCGGACCTTCAGGTGATAGGGCTTCACGGCCACAGCATGCCGCCATCCGGAGGCGATCGGTAGGCCACGACAGGGTCTGATCGCGATCTCCAGCGCCGCGCGCCGCGCGCCAAGGGGGCCAAGGGGGGCGCGACGCCCCCGCCCCCTTGCGGTCGCTGTACGCGGCCCCACATTTACGTCATGCACGTGGTCACCCGCGCGCCGGCGGTCGCCGGCACCTTCTATCCAGCGGCGCCGAACGCCCTGGCGGCGCTGGTCGACGACCTCCTCGCGGCCGCGCGCCCGACCTCGCTGGAGCCGTGCCCGAAGGCGCTGATCGTGCCCCACGCCGGCTACGTGTACTCGGGGCCGATCGCCGCGGCTGGGTTCGCGCGCCTGGCGCCCTACGCCGACCGGATCGAGCGGGTGATCTTGATCGGGCCGACCCATCGCGTGTTCGTCACCGGCCTGGCGTGGCCCGACGCCGAGCGCCTGCGCACACCGCTGGGCGAGGTCGAGGTCGACACCGCCGCGCTGGCCGCGGTGCCCCAGGTCGCGGCCAGCGAGGTCGCGCACGCCCGCGAGCACGCCCTCGAGGTCGAGCTGCCGTTCCTCCAGCGGGTCGCGCCGCACGCGCGGATCGTGCCGCTGGCCGGCTCGCGCGCGAGCGCCGCCGAGGTCGGCGCGGTCCTCGAGGCGCTGTGGGGCGGCCCCGAGACCGTGATCGTGGTCAGCTCGGATCTGTCGCACTACCTGCCGTACCGCGCCGGGCGCGCCCGGGACGAGCGCACCGCCGACCGCATCCTCGACGCCGCCACCGATCTCGACGGCGACGACGCGTGCGGCGCGATGGCGGTCAACGGCCTGGCGTGGGTGGCGCGCCGCCGGCGCCTGCGGATCGAGCTGCTCGATCTGCGCAGCTCGGGCGACACCGCCGGCGGTCGCGACGAGGTCGTCGGCTACGGCGCGTTCGCCTTGTACGAGGTGGCGTCGTGACCGCGCTGACCAGCCACGGTCCGGCCCTGGCGCGGTGGGCGCGCGCGCGCCTGCGCGAGGAGCTGGGCGGACCGCACGCGTCGCCGCCGGTCGGCGCCTGGGCCGAGCAGCCGGCCGCGACCTTCGTCAGCCTGCACTGGCCCGACGGCGATCTGCAGGGCTGCATCGGGTCGCTGACGCCGCGGCGGCCGATCGTCGTCGACGTCGCCGCCAACGCCGTGGCCGCCGGCATCGACGATCCGCGCGGGCGCCGGCTGGGCCTGGCCGACGTCGACGCGCTCGAGCTCGAGCTGTCGATCCTGTCGCCGCTCGAGCGGATCGCCGTGACCACCGAGGCCGAGGCGGTGCGCGCGATCCGCCCCGGCGTCGATGGGCTGGTGCTCGGCTACCACGGCCAGCGCGGCACGCTCCTGCCGGCGGTCTGGGACGACCTGCCCGAGCCGGCGGCGTTCCTGGCGATGCTGCGGCGCAAGGCCGGGCTGGCGCCGGACTTCTGGAGCCCCGAGGTCGAGCTGTGGCGCTACACCGCCGCGCGCTTCGTCGATCCACCGCGGGCGGCGTCATGAGCGAGCTCGCGTACCCCGCGCGCTGGTGGCACGCCACCGACGATGGCCGCCTGCAGTGCGACCTGTGCCCGCGCGACTGCCGGCTCGGCGACGGCCAGCGCGGCCTCTGCTTCGTGCGCCAGCGCGACGGCGATCGCCTGGTGCTGACCACCTACGGCCGCTCGAGCGGGTTCGCGCTCGATCCGATCGAGAAGAAGCCGCTCAACCACTTCTATCCGGGCACGAGCGTGCTGTCGTTCGGCACCGCTGGCTGCAACCTGGCGTGCAAGTTCTGCCAGAACTGGGACATCTCGAAGTCGCGCGACATGGATCGCCTGGCCGATCGCGCCAGCCCCGAGGCGATCGCCGCGGCCGCGGTCGACGCCGGCGCCGCCAGCGTCGCGTTCACCTACAACGATCCGACGATCTTCGCCGAGTACGCGATCGACACCGCGATCGCGTGCCGCGCGCGCGGGATCAAGACGGTCGCGGTGACCGCCGGCTACATCCACGCCGAGCCGCGCGCCGAGCTGTACGCGCACCTCGACGCCGCGAACGTCGATCTCAAGGCGTTCACCGACGAGTTCTACCACCGCCAGTGCGCGGCCCGCCTCGGGCCGGTCAAGGACACGCTGCGCTACCTCGTCAAGGAGACCGCGGTCTGGACCGAGATCACGACCCTGATCATCCCGGGCCTCAACGACGGCGACCGCGAGCTCGACGAGCTTGCCGGCTGGGTCGCGACCGAGCTCGGCCCCGACGTGCCGCTGCACTTCTCGGCGTTCCACCCCGACTACAAGCTCACCGACGTGCCCGCGACCCCGCTCGCGACCTTGCAGCGGGCCCGGGCGATCGCGCGGCGGGCCGGCCTGCGCTACGTCTACACCGGCAACGTCCACGATCCGGCCGGGGATGCGACGATGTGTCCCGCGTGCGGCGCCGCGGTGATCGAGCGCGACTGGTACCAGCTGCTGGCGTGGCGCCTCACCGACGGCGCGTGCGGCGCGTGCGGCGCCGCGATCGCCGGGCGGTTCGCGGCCCAACCGGGCGACTTCGGCCGCCGCCGGCTCCGCGTCGCGATCTGATCTCGGCGCGGTCGCACCGACGCCCGCGCGGATCGTGTTAGCGTCAGCCGCGAGGGATGACCGACGCGCGCACATGGGTGATGTTCGCGGATCTCGAGCGTGCGGTGCGCGATCGCGACCCCAGCTCGGCGAGCTCCTCGTCCGCTACCTCGAGCAGGTCGATCCGCCGCCGGGCTGCGACGACGGCGCCGGCGATGACGATGACGACGATGACGCGGTCGCGCGGCCGCGGCCGCCGAACGGCGCGCTGACGATCTTCAGACTGCGCCAGCAGATCAGCAACCAGGCGCTGCGCGGCAAGACCGCGACCGAGCGCCGGCTGGCGCGGCGCGAGGCCTGGCAGGCCGCGGCCGCGTCGCCGTGGCTGCCGCCGCGGCTGCGCCTGGGCCAGCTGCTGCTCGCGCTCGACGACGCCGGCGACGACGCGGCCCGCGCCGCGCTCGTGACCGTGTTCACCCGCGGCCGGCTGCGCTGGGGCGTGTGGCAGGCGGCCAAGCTGATCTACAAGCGGGCCGAGGCCCGCCACGACGCCCTCCTGTTCGGCGCGCTCGCGTACCGCTTCGACATGCTCGGCCCGGATCCGCGCGGGTACGACAAGGACGAGCTGGCGCCCGGCACGATCCTCTACATGAAGAAGCGCGCGTGGCGCTGGCTGCGCCACCTGGGCCAGGCGGTGCCCGAGGCGTACCCGGCGTTCGCGATCGAGGTGCTGCGCCACTACCGCGACGACGCGCCGGTGCGCTCGTCGTGGGTGGCCGCGCACATCTGGGGCCGCAAGCGCCTGCGCGGCACCAAGCGACCGGTCGGCTTCCGGCCGCCCGCGCTGACCGAGCGCGCGTTCCCCGACGCGTGGAAGCTGACACCGGCGCCGCTGGTGCGGCTCCTGCTCGAGGCCGGGCACCGCGAGGTCGCGGGCTGGGCGATCGCCGCGCTCGAGGCCGATCATCCGACGGCGCTGCACGCGCTGACCCCGGCCCAGCTCGCGGCGCTGGGTCGACGCGGCGCCGACGGCCCGGTGGCGGCGTTCGTCGTCAAGCTCCTGCGCGCGCGCCCCGACCTGCACGCGTCGCAGTACCGCGCGCTCGGGCTGCACGAGGTCGTCCTCGACTTCCTGCGCAGCCGCGACGCCGGCGTCGCCGGGTTCGCGATCGCGTACGCGCGCACCCACGCGGCCGACCTCGAGGTCGAGCGGCTGGTGGCGCTGGCGATCGACGGCCACGCCGACGTGGTCGCGTTCGCGCTCGATCGGCTGGGCGCGCTGCCGACGACGACGATCGGCCTGCCGGGGCTGGTGCGGCTGATCCGCGTGCCGGCCGCCCGGGCGCTGGCGATCGCCAAGCTGCGCGAGGGCGCGCGCCCGGCCGATCTCGCGGTCGAGCTGTTCGTCGCGCTCGCCACCGGCGGGTACGACCAGCTGCAGTTCGTCATCGGCTGGTACAGCGACGCCGGCGTGACCATCCCGGCCGGCCACTGGATCGCCACGCTCGCCGACCCGGCCTGCGACCGGGCGGTGCGGAAGCGCGCGCTCGAGGAGCTGGGCCGACGCCCGGGCGCCGAGCTGACCGCGCGCTGGCTGCAGCAGGCGCTCGAGGATCGCGCGCTCACCGACGCCGTGGCCGGGTGGCTCGAGGCCGGCAAGCTGGCCGGCGACGCGCTCGACGTCGACTGGGTCAAGGGCCTGGTGGCGCGGCCGCGGCTGCGCCCGCTCGCGCTGCGCCTGCTCGGCAACCGCGCGCTGGTCGCGCCCGGCCGGATCGGCCTGGGCTGGCTGCTCGAGCTGGCGCGGTCGACCGAGCCCGATCTGCACGGCTTCGCGCACCGCCTCCTGCTCGAGCACTTCACGCCCGAGGACTTCGCGCCGGCCGGCGGCGGACGGACCGCAGGCCTGGCGCGGCTGTGGGAGCTGGCCGCGGGCGCCGGCAGCGCCGAGCCGGTGCGGGAGTTCGCGTCGACGTACCTGCGCGCGCACCACCCGGTGCTGGGCCGCGAGCTGGCCGAGGCCAAAGCGGTCGGGCTGACCCCGCGGCTCACCCACGACGACTACCCCGCGGCGCGGATCGTGCCGCTCACGCGCGACGCCCGCGCCGACGTGCGCAAGCTCGGCTGCGCGATCGCGGCCGAGGAGATCGTCCGCTGGGGCGATCGCGCGCTGCCCTACCAGCTCGCGACCAGCGATCACCGCGAGCCGCGCGCGCTGGGCAACGAGCTCCTGCTGGGCGCGATCGCCGCCGGCGACGGCCAGCTCCCGGGCGACTGGCTCGACGGCGGGCGCGTGTTCGCGCTGGCCGAGTGCCCGCACAAGGGCACGCGCGAGGCGGCGCTGACGATCATCCGGCGCGCGTACGACCGCGTCGGCGGGCGCGCGCGCCTGGCCTGGCTGATGGAGAGCGCCGAGCGCGACGTGCGGCTGTTCGCGGTGCGGCTGTTCTGGGATCGCCACCGGCCGCGGACCACCCCGGCCGAGTGGACCCCGGCCCGGGGGCCGTCGGCCGCCGCGGTCGCGGTGGCGGAGCCGCTGGCCGACGGCGAGGCCGAGATCGCGGCGCTGCGGCAGTTCGTGCGGACGGTGCTGTTCGGGCTGCCGCCGGGGCGGCTCGAGAAGCGCGAGCCGCTGGCCGGCGTGAAGCCCGAGCGGCCGCTGCCGGCGTCGGTGGCCAAGCGCCGGCTGATCGAGGCCGTGCGCGACCTCGCGGTGCGCGAGGTCGGGTTCGCGGCGCTGGTGGCGCCGGTGCTCGGCGAGGTCGCCGCGTCGGTCGCGCGCGGCGAGTGGCAGGCGGCGGTCGCCGCGCTGGCCGCGATCCGCCAGGCCCACCCCGGCCTCGGCACGCTCGGGCTGCCGGCGCCGCGGCTGCGTCCGGCTCACCCGGCGCGGAGGCCGGCGTGACGTTCGGCCCCCAGCTGGAGCGCCTGCTGGCGATCGCCGCGTCGACGCGCGCGATCGCGATCGGCGGACGCCGCGACGCCGCGCCCGAGCCGGCGGCCAGCGTCCACCTGCTGCCGCGCGGCAAGGCCAAGGCCCGGACGATGGCGGTCGGCGCCGCGGTCCACGCGCTGGCGTTCGTCGACGACGACCTGCTCCTGGCCGGGTGCGGCGACGGCCGCGTGCGCGGCTGGGTGGTCGGCGACGGCGAGCCGACCCTGCGCGTCGATCTCGACCTCGGCGCCGCGGTGCGGGCGCTGCTGGTCGTCGACGGGGCCAGCGTGCTCGCGGCCACGGCCGACGGCGCGCTGCACCGGCTGGCGCTGGCGGTGGTCGACGCGCGGCCGACGCTGACGGTGACGGCGCGGGTCGCGGTGGCCGAGCGCGCGCTCGACGCGGTCGCGGTCGAGAGCGGCGTGGTCGTGGTCGGCGGCGTCGACGGCGCCTGGGTCGTCGACGGCGCCCGGGCCCGGCCCCTCGCGGTCGGCGGCGACGGCGGCGTGCGCGCGCTGGTCGGCCTCGGCGACGGGCGCGTGATCGCGGGCACCGGCGACGGCGCGATCCGCACCGCGTACGTGGCCGGCGACGCCGAGGCCAGCGACCGCGCCGGCGCCCACGCCCACGCCGGCGCGGTCCGCGCGCTCGCGCTGGGGCCGCTCCTGATCGACCCGGCCGGGCGCGAGCAGCCGCGCCGGCTGTGGTCGCTCGGCGACGACGGCGCGCTCAAGAGCTGGCCGCTCGACTCCAACCGCAAGCCGCGCACGCTCGAGCTGGGCGCCGGCGCCGGCGCCGCGCTGGCGATCGCGCCGGGCGCGGTCAAGGGCGTCGACGGCTCGACCGCGCAGGTGCTGGCCGCGACCGCGGCCCGCAAGGTCGTGGCGCAGACGCTCGGCGCCGACGGCGAGCCGGTCGGCGCGCCCGCGATCACCACCAGCGAGCTCGATCGCCTGGCCGCCGAGCTCGACGAT from Myxococcales bacterium encodes the following:
- the amrB gene encoding AmmeMemoRadiSam system protein B: MHVVTRAPAVAGTFYPAAPNALAALVDDLLAAARPTSLEPCPKALIVPHAGYVYSGPIAAAGFARLAPYADRIERVILIGPTHRVFVTGLAWPDAERLRTPLGEVEVDTAALAAVPQVAASEVAHAREHALEVELPFLQRVAPHARIVPLAGSRASAAEVGAVLEALWGGPETVIVVSSDLSHYLPYRAGRARDERTADRILDAATDLDGDDACGAMAVNGLAWVARRRRLRIELLDLRSSGDTAGGRDEVVGYGAFALYEVAS
- a CDS encoding fumarylacetoacetate hydrolase family protein; protein product: MKLATLRDGTRDGRLLVVRADGEVGAPAPAPWTSMQRALDDWDAAEPALRATAAALDGGHLDGVPIDPARLAAPLPRAYEWVDGSAYLNHVILVRKARKAEPPATLTTDPLVYQGGSGDLLGPRDPVELIDPAWGLDYESEVVVILGDTPRGTTAAEAAPYVRLVMLANDVTLRNLIPDELAKGFGFFQSKPATAFSPFAVTPDELGAAWADGRLQARVRSTYNGAVIGDCDSGPEMHFSFHDLIAHLCKTRRYTAGTIVGSGTVSNAERARGISCLAEIRMIETIDTGAPVTPFMKVGDRIEIEAVLPDGSSPFGRIDQTVVAAGGGA
- the maiA gene encoding maleylacetoacetate isomerase encodes the protein MNLVLHNYWRSSASYRVRIGLGLKGLAYAYRVVNIIKDGGAQHGADYRAKNPMAQVPTLEVVDDDGVAIFLTQSLPILEYLDERWPHAPLLPGGATHAAMVTRARARALAELVNTGIQPLQNLSTTRKVKELGGDDRAWVGGFISTGLAAYEAAAGDGHPFSIGDAPTIADCFLVPQLYSARRFGVDVERFPRLLAIEAACNALPGFAAAHPDRQPDAVV
- the amrA gene encoding AmmeMemoRadiSam system protein A — encoded protein: MTALTSHGPALARWARARLREELGGPHASPPVGAWAEQPAATFVSLHWPDGDLQGCIGSLTPRRPIVVDVAANAVAAGIDDPRGRRLGLADVDALELELSILSPLERIAVTTEAEAVRAIRPGVDGLVLGYHGQRGTLLPAVWDDLPEPAAFLAMLRRKAGLAPDFWSPEVELWRYTAARFVDPPRAAS
- a CDS encoding CBS domain-containing protein gives rise to the protein MKPYHLKVRYLMSTALITVRANELVTEAHAEMESGDIRHLPVVDDRGRLVGVLSDRDLLRTAAAKRTPRISEIMSREVVKVGPDAPAHEAAALMLEYKIGSVAVVDEDDALVGIVTQTDFLDLARKALLGLPLER
- the amrS gene encoding AmmeMemoRadiSam system radical SAM enzyme, which gives rise to MSELAYPARWWHATDDGRLQCDLCPRDCRLGDGQRGLCFVRQRDGDRLVLTTYGRSSGFALDPIEKKPLNHFYPGTSVLSFGTAGCNLACKFCQNWDISKSRDMDRLADRASPEAIAAAAVDAGAASVAFTYNDPTIFAEYAIDTAIACRARGIKTVAVTAGYIHAEPRAELYAHLDAANVDLKAFTDEFYHRQCAARLGPVKDTLRYLVKETAVWTEITTLIIPGLNDGDRELDELAGWVATELGPDVPLHFSAFHPDYKLTDVPATPLATLQRARAIARRAGLRYVYTGNVHDPAGDATMCPACGAAVIERDWYQLLAWRLTDGACGACGAAIAGRFAAQPGDFGRRRLRVAI